A single genomic interval of Spirosoma linguale DSM 74 harbors:
- a CDS encoding signal transduction histidine kinase (PFAM: histidine kinase dimerisation/phosphoacceptor; Two component regulator propeller; Two component regulator three Y domain protein; ATP-binding region ATPase domain protein~SMART: ATP-binding region ATPase domain protein~KEGG: cps:CPS_2607 GGDEF domain-containing protein): MNGFVVFRWLLLLLCLSASAGQAQSTVLYFDEPPKETLGRNRNQLTINQFFTDRDDFLWFVGGSGLSRYDGHEIVTVRSDPADLNSLSSARVADMIQDERGTFWITTRDGGLNAYNQQTGNVTHFQHQPTNKTSLSSDKLRFLQRDESGYLWIGSDYGMNRFDPKTGSTVRFLLKPGESGQLQGNPLSPILVESPGRTSQGYVYVCTTAGFEQFDRTSNRWRCFPTVNKSGVPVINATDGLNVTNGLCKDRRGLIWMGVPGQTGLRVFNPKTGQINWFDKRTAGGKPIPFPNVILEDRAGRLWLCCDNDIFRISADRTVVEQCTPVAISNGEQLKEFVTLYEDRQGLIWLERASDKNPLFFDPRQERHPNIPLPKFTNTAGAIPTRPVTESLMPDSEGFLWISTDLGLICYKPGPAWTGQSRPGQSRRDRNQMKVVLKQPLTYFTSPLPGATVTSHDPYLLVGAEAGLFVYNKKTGRLTPVRLDKAGTKTIPNAIASVIDGDGDLWISTWGKGLFRIPKGSLSVETGLVSTYEQWKNDPTNANSLLSNTLQKIAVDAQNTVWVCGAAHGLSRVNKRTRKVQRFVLRQGDPYGLASNYTFAPLVDKQGDVWITSGYAAPLQKLSVKTGRFKKYGIANGFTDDYFAHATLDKTGKIWFNQNQVVSCIDPITERVTTFPQFVGNSVYSTPITALATTGEIYFGCQNNLRRFGPNDTIHSIPKASSPLRLVSVSCFDTDGTQTMRPLPPDRWRSNELTLSHQENTLELKFALLDYRNTSSRAYAYSLTGPNDEPKWVRIGLKNTVDFAQMKPGTYLFHLKARNSDGIWANLAPLRIHISPPWWQTLWAYAAYALLLLLGFWYLLKVRLREQARELALQEAVVIKQQRDEIAQKNAQNELLLKEIHHRVKNNLEVVSSLLALQSAKVTDPNVQEAIQASQNRVQSMGIIHQKLYQGKQLGAIEMRDYFLNLSESILDSFDVASRVTINCSMPELELDIDTAVSIGLITNELITNSLKYAFIGRDNGTIRISLTRMGDDSLLLMVADNGIGKQPMEAVNETGFGTQLVELLTRQLDGVLTYENQTGTVVKLLFNRPAIA, from the coding sequence ATGAATGGGTTCGTTGTTTTTAGGTGGCTCCTCCTGCTATTGTGCCTATCCGCGTCTGCCGGGCAGGCACAATCCACGGTGCTTTACTTCGACGAACCCCCCAAAGAGACGCTGGGCCGCAACCGAAATCAATTAACCATCAATCAATTCTTTACCGACCGCGACGATTTTCTCTGGTTCGTCGGCGGCAGTGGCCTGAGCAGGTACGACGGCCATGAGATCGTAACGGTGCGCTCCGATCCGGCGGATTTGAACTCCCTCTCCTCGGCGCGGGTGGCGGATATGATTCAGGACGAGCGAGGCACGTTTTGGATAACCACCCGCGACGGGGGCCTTAATGCCTACAATCAGCAAACGGGCAACGTGACCCATTTTCAGCACCAGCCTACCAACAAAACCAGTTTATCATCAGATAAGCTCCGATTTCTTCAACGCGATGAATCCGGTTATCTCTGGATTGGGAGCGATTATGGCATGAATCGGTTCGACCCCAAAACGGGTAGCACTGTCCGTTTTTTGCTCAAACCAGGCGAGTCAGGGCAGTTGCAGGGCAATCCGCTGTCGCCTATTCTGGTTGAATCGCCGGGCCGGACTAGTCAAGGCTACGTTTACGTCTGTACAACGGCTGGGTTCGAGCAATTTGACCGAACCAGTAACCGTTGGCGGTGCTTTCCGACTGTCAATAAATCAGGTGTGCCCGTCATCAACGCTACTGATGGTCTCAATGTGACGAACGGCCTCTGTAAAGATCGTCGGGGCCTGATCTGGATGGGTGTTCCGGGCCAAACCGGGCTGCGGGTTTTTAACCCTAAAACAGGGCAGATCAATTGGTTCGATAAGCGAACGGCCGGTGGCAAACCCATTCCGTTTCCGAACGTGATTCTGGAGGATCGGGCGGGGCGGCTTTGGCTTTGCTGCGATAACGACATCTTCCGCATTTCAGCCGACCGGACCGTTGTGGAGCAATGCACACCCGTAGCCATCAGCAATGGGGAGCAACTCAAGGAATTTGTAACCCTCTACGAAGATAGACAGGGGTTAATCTGGCTGGAAAGGGCAAGCGACAAAAATCCGCTTTTTTTCGATCCCCGTCAGGAACGCCACCCCAACATTCCACTACCCAAATTTACTAACACCGCCGGTGCGATTCCGACACGACCCGTAACGGAGTCCCTCATGCCCGACTCGGAAGGCTTCCTTTGGATCAGTACCGATCTGGGCCTGATTTGCTACAAGCCGGGCCCGGCCTGGACTGGCCAATCCAGGCCGGGCCAATCCAGGCGGGACCGGAATCAGATGAAGGTTGTCCTGAAGCAACCCCTCACCTATTTCACCAGCCCGCTGCCTGGTGCGACCGTGACCAGCCACGATCCATATCTGCTGGTTGGTGCGGAGGCTGGCCTGTTTGTTTACAACAAAAAGACGGGTCGTCTCACACCTGTCCGTTTAGACAAGGCCGGGACTAAGACGATCCCGAATGCCATCGCTTCGGTTATTGACGGGGATGGCGACCTCTGGATTTCAACCTGGGGGAAAGGACTTTTCCGTATTCCGAAGGGCAGTTTATCGGTCGAGACGGGGCTGGTGAGTACCTATGAACAGTGGAAAAACGATCCCACCAATGCCAACAGCCTATTGTCGAACACGCTGCAAAAGATTGCGGTCGATGCGCAGAACACGGTATGGGTGTGCGGAGCCGCTCACGGCCTTAGTCGGGTAAATAAACGAACCCGGAAAGTGCAGCGGTTTGTACTCCGGCAAGGTGACCCCTACGGACTGGCCAGCAACTACACCTTCGCCCCCCTGGTTGATAAGCAGGGTGATGTATGGATAACGAGTGGGTATGCGGCTCCCTTACAGAAGCTGTCGGTCAAAACGGGGCGATTCAAAAAATATGGCATCGCCAACGGGTTTACGGATGATTATTTTGCCCACGCTACCCTCGACAAAACCGGCAAAATCTGGTTCAACCAGAACCAGGTGGTATCCTGTATCGACCCCATTACGGAGCGCGTAACCACGTTTCCGCAGTTTGTTGGCAACTCGGTTTACTCGACGCCCATTACAGCACTGGCTACTACCGGCGAGATTTATTTCGGTTGCCAGAATAACTTACGGCGGTTTGGGCCAAACGATACCATCCACAGCATCCCTAAAGCCTCATCACCGCTACGATTGGTGAGCGTTTCCTGCTTCGACACCGACGGAACGCAAACCATGCGACCCTTACCCCCGGATCGCTGGCGCTCCAATGAGCTGACATTGTCGCACCAGGAAAACACTTTAGAACTAAAATTTGCGCTGCTGGATTACCGCAACACCAGCAGTCGTGCCTATGCCTATTCCCTGACCGGACCGAATGACGAGCCAAAATGGGTAAGAATCGGCTTGAAAAACACCGTTGATTTTGCCCAGATGAAGCCGGGCACGTACCTGTTCCACTTGAAAGCCCGCAATAGCGACGGTATTTGGGCAAATCTAGCGCCCCTCCGCATACACATCAGCCCACCCTGGTGGCAAACCCTTTGGGCCTATGCCGCTTATGCGCTGCTGCTGCTACTCGGCTTTTGGTATTTACTGAAGGTCCGTCTGCGTGAACAAGCCCGCGAACTGGCCCTGCAGGAAGCCGTCGTCATTAAACAACAGCGCGACGAGATTGCTCAGAAAAACGCCCAGAACGAACTCCTGCTGAAAGAGATTCATCATCGGGTCAAAAATAACCTGGAAGTGGTGTCAAGTTTGCTGGCCTTGCAATCGGCTAAAGTTACTGACCCCAACGTACAGGAAGCCATACAGGCCAGTCAAAACCGGGTGCAGAGTATGGGTATCATTCACCAGAAACTGTACCAGGGCAAGCAGTTAGGGGCTATCGAAATGCGCGATTATTTTCTTAACCTCAGCGAAAGCATACTCGATTCGTTCGATGTCGCCAGTCGCGTCACCATCAATTGTTCGATGCCCGAGCTGGAACTGGATATTGACACGGCGGTTTCCATAGGACTGATAACGAATGAGTTGATAACTAACTCGCTTAAATATGCCTTTATCGGTAGAGACAACGGCACCATTCGCATCAGCCTGACGCGGATGGGCGACGATTCGTTGCTGTTGATGGTAGCCGACAATGGTATCGGTAAACAGCCTATGGAAGCAGTCAATGAAACGGGCTTCGGCACCCAGTTGGTGGAGCTACTAACCCGCCAGCTCGATGGTGTGCTTACCTACGAAAACCAGACTGGGACGGTAGTCAAACTCCTCTTCAACCGGCCAGCCATTGCCTAA
- a CDS encoding protein of unknown function DUF218 (PFAM: protein of unknown function DUF218~KEGG: ppr:PBPRB0680 hypothetical protein), whose translation MSEMTPYIHDLAVKLWNYHHTNHPLTKADAILVLCSHDLRVAERGAELFLEGWAPLLIFSGGLGVITRFMWTEPEADMFARIAQDMGVPAEHILIENRSSNTGENVQFTRQLLAERKLEIDKFIVVQKPYMERRSFATFRKVWPEKQVIVTSPQDSFDDYLSTYSNPELTPDDVISIMVGDLQRIKIYPEKGFQIPQEIPDDVWQAYEALVEAGYGRHLASV comes from the coding sequence ATGAGTGAAATGACACCTTACATACACGATCTGGCGGTAAAACTCTGGAACTACCACCATACCAATCATCCGCTGACCAAAGCAGACGCTATTCTCGTGCTTTGCAGCCACGACCTGCGGGTGGCCGAACGAGGGGCAGAACTCTTTCTGGAAGGCTGGGCACCCTTGCTCATCTTTTCCGGTGGTCTGGGCGTGATTACCCGGTTCATGTGGACAGAGCCGGAAGCCGATATGTTTGCCCGCATTGCTCAGGACATGGGCGTTCCGGCAGAACATATCCTGATCGAGAATCGGTCAAGCAATACCGGCGAAAATGTGCAGTTCACCCGGCAACTTCTGGCCGAGCGAAAACTGGAGATCGACAAGTTTATCGTCGTACAAAAACCGTACATGGAACGACGGAGCTTTGCCACGTTCCGAAAAGTTTGGCCCGAAAAACAAGTGATCGTTACATCGCCACAGGATTCGTTTGATGACTATCTGAGTACGTATTCTAACCCGGAACTAACCCCCGACGATGTCATCAGTATCATGGTTGGCGACCTTCAGAGGATAAAAATCTATCCCGAGAAAGGCTTTCAGATACCGCAGGAAATCCCGGACGATGTCTGGCAGGCCTATGAAGCGCTGGTCGAAGCCGGTTATGGCCGACACCTGGCTTCGGTTTAG
- a CDS encoding peptidase M20 (PFAM: peptidase M20; peptidase dimerisation domain protein~KEGG: pzu:PHZ_c0939 peptidase), with translation MLNRLPTCFTGLLIASLLTGSTLQAQDLEPGKLANVQTQYSKEIDQLSKNKQVQKAFQFIVAQNKRNRDELIMLTEIPAPPFQEEKRGIRFAAMLKEAGADSVWTDKVGNVLALRKGKQSKRCVALDGHLDTVFPAETDVTVKTKGDTLYAPGIGDDTRGLVAVVAVLRALEEAGIETQADVLFIGSVGEEGLGDLRGVKHLFSNESRRIDSWISIEAGDMGRASNMGLGSNRYRITFKGPGGHSWGAFGLANPQHALGSAIHYFSKAADKFTRTGARTSFNVGRIGGGTSVNSIPFSSWMEVDMRSEIPENLVLIDSLLKSSVQKALEEHNQMRRSGPALTVDYVRIGERPSGELPETLPLVQRSMAAIAYFGKSPKIGRGSTNGNIPISKGIPAVTIGQGGTTGGNHALNEWWYDNDAYKAIQAALLTLVAEAGLAKP, from the coding sequence ATGCTAAACCGACTACCCACCTGTTTTACCGGATTATTGATCGCCAGCCTGCTAACCGGCTCTACGCTACAGGCGCAGGATCTGGAACCGGGCAAACTGGCTAACGTGCAAACCCAATACAGTAAGGAAATTGACCAGTTATCGAAGAATAAGCAGGTTCAGAAGGCGTTTCAATTCATTGTCGCCCAAAACAAACGGAACCGCGACGAACTGATTATGCTCACCGAGATTCCGGCTCCGCCCTTTCAGGAAGAAAAACGCGGCATCCGGTTCGCAGCGATGCTGAAAGAAGCGGGTGCCGACTCGGTCTGGACGGATAAGGTCGGCAACGTACTTGCTTTGCGCAAAGGCAAACAGAGTAAACGCTGCGTAGCCCTCGACGGTCACCTGGATACGGTATTTCCGGCTGAAACAGACGTTACGGTAAAAACAAAGGGCGATACCCTCTATGCACCGGGTATTGGCGACGACACGCGCGGGTTGGTGGCTGTGGTAGCGGTGCTGCGGGCACTGGAAGAAGCCGGTATCGAAACGCAGGCCGATGTGTTGTTCATTGGCTCCGTAGGCGAAGAAGGGCTGGGCGACTTACGGGGTGTAAAACACCTGTTTAGTAACGAAAGCCGTCGAATCGACTCCTGGATTTCCATTGAAGCGGGCGACATGGGACGAGCCAGTAACATGGGGCTGGGCTCTAACCGCTACCGGATTACGTTCAAAGGCCCCGGCGGGCATTCGTGGGGCGCTTTCGGCCTGGCAAACCCGCAACACGCGCTGGGTTCTGCCATTCATTACTTTTCGAAAGCCGCCGACAAATTCACCCGAACCGGTGCGCGTACCAGCTTTAACGTAGGCCGCATTGGCGGGGGGACGTCCGTTAACTCCATTCCCTTTTCGTCGTGGATGGAAGTGGATATGCGCTCCGAAATCCCGGAAAACCTCGTACTGATTGATTCACTGCTAAAATCGTCCGTTCAGAAAGCACTCGAAGAACACAACCAGATGCGCCGGTCGGGGCCAGCCCTAACCGTCGACTATGTCCGTATTGGCGAGCGTCCTTCCGGCGAGTTACCCGAAACTCTCCCCCTGGTGCAGCGATCCATGGCCGCTATTGCTTATTTCGGCAAATCGCCTAAAATTGGACGTGGCTCTACCAACGGGAACATCCCCATTTCGAAAGGAATTCCGGCGGTTACCATCGGGCAGGGCGGGACAACGGGGGGAAACCACGCCCTCAATGAGTGGTGGTACGATAATGACGCTTATAAAGCCATTCAGGCCGCTCTACTGACACTAGTGGCCGAGGCCGGACTGGCAAAACCCTGA
- a CDS encoding alpha/beta hydrolase fold protein (PFAM: alpha/beta hydrolase fold~KEGG: bbt:BBta_4668 non-heme chloroperoxidase), whose amino-acid sequence MSKITVSDGTEIYYKDWGTGQPLVFHHGWPLSSDDWDAQLMFFVAQGFRVIAHDRRGHGRSSQTSEGHNMDTYVADVAELTQFLDLKDAIHIGHSTGGGEVIRYVAKHGQGRVAKAVLISAVTPLMVQTEANPDGVPVSVFDEIREGTAKHRPQYFKDFTTAFYGYNREGANVSQGIQDNWWRQGMMGSIKAHHDGIKAFSETDFTEDLKRVDVPVLVLHGEDDQIVPFAISAVKAIKLLKHGKLISYPGFPHGMPTTEADTINADLLAFINS is encoded by the coding sequence ATGAGCAAGATCACAGTAAGTGACGGTACCGAGATTTACTACAAGGATTGGGGAACAGGTCAGCCGCTGGTTTTTCATCACGGCTGGCCACTTTCCAGCGACGACTGGGACGCCCAACTGATGTTTTTCGTAGCACAGGGATTTCGCGTGATTGCGCACGACCGAAGAGGGCATGGCCGATCATCCCAAACCTCCGAGGGACATAACATGGATACGTATGTAGCCGACGTAGCTGAACTTACCCAGTTCCTCGACTTGAAAGATGCCATCCACATTGGCCACTCGACCGGGGGTGGCGAAGTGATTCGGTATGTAGCGAAGCATGGACAGGGCCGGGTAGCCAAAGCGGTACTGATCAGTGCCGTAACGCCACTTATGGTTCAGACCGAAGCCAACCCGGACGGTGTTCCGGTATCGGTATTCGATGAAATACGCGAAGGTACGGCCAAACACCGTCCCCAGTATTTCAAGGATTTCACCACTGCTTTTTACGGCTACAACCGGGAAGGCGCAAACGTATCGCAGGGCATTCAGGATAACTGGTGGCGGCAGGGCATGATGGGGAGCATCAAAGCCCACCACGACGGCATCAAGGCCTTTTCGGAAACCGACTTTACGGAGGATCTTAAACGTGTGGATGTACCCGTACTGGTGCTGCACGGGGAAGATGACCAGATCGTCCCTTTCGCTATTTCCGCCGTAAAAGCAATCAAGCTATTAAAACACGGGAAACTGATTTCATACCCGGGCTTTCCGCATGGCATGCCCACCACCGAAGCAGACACGATTAACGCCGACCTGCTGGCCTTTATTAACTCGTAA